One part of the Myxococcales bacterium genome encodes these proteins:
- a CDS encoding LysR family transcriptional regulator gives MVAKKQTPPPGARSLRWDDARVFLSLWRHGSLKRAARELDLNISTVSRRLENMEDALKTRLFDRTPDGLRKTAAATQIAPYAESIEAAARDFEYALANFEREVAGLVRITVPPGLLEHFLIPALPDLLLRHPQLQLELRGSVAFLDLSRLEAEIALRTSRPAAGDLVAQKLIAAKWIVAVSPERANALGRLETVGDLPWLSWGENLSQLPEARWVETHVPSDKVRMRFASMDGLVGAVRQGLGAAILPEPYGRLTGVVSLPCGERLRNSLDELPDVELWIAGHSRYRHVPRIAAVWEWLVDLIRGESASSPIPNTRKGA, from the coding sequence GTGGTTGCGAAAAAGCAAACCCCGCCTCCGGGCGCGCGCTCCCTTCGCTGGGACGACGCCCGCGTGTTCCTCTCGCTTTGGCGCCACGGCTCCCTCAAAAGGGCCGCCAGGGAGCTAGACCTCAACATCTCGACCGTTTCGCGGCGCCTCGAGAACATGGAGGATGCCTTGAAGACGCGGCTTTTCGACCGCACGCCTGACGGTCTCCGAAAGACCGCGGCCGCAACGCAGATTGCGCCGTACGCGGAGTCGATTGAAGCAGCCGCGCGCGATTTCGAGTACGCGCTTGCCAATTTCGAGAGGGAGGTGGCCGGCCTCGTACGCATCACCGTTCCCCCCGGATTGCTCGAGCACTTCTTGATCCCTGCACTGCCCGACCTGCTGCTTCGCCATCCTCAGCTGCAACTTGAACTGAGGGGCAGCGTGGCGTTTTTGGACCTGAGCCGCCTCGAGGCCGAGATCGCCCTGCGGACGAGCCGACCCGCCGCCGGTGATCTGGTGGCCCAGAAGTTGATTGCTGCCAAGTGGATCGTAGCGGTCAGCCCCGAGCGAGCGAACGCCCTCGGCCGGCTCGAGACGGTCGGGGATCTTCCGTGGTTGTCCTGGGGCGAGAATCTGAGCCAATTGCCCGAGGCCCGTTGGGTGGAGACCCACGTCCCTTCGGACAAGGTGCGCATGCGCTTCGCAAGCATGGACGGTCTCGTGGGCGCGGTCCGCCAAGGGCTCGGCGCAGCGATACTTCCGGAGCCCTATGGCCGCTTGACAGGCGTGGTGTCACTCCCTTGCGGTGAGCGATTGCGCAACAGCCTCGACGAACTTCCTGACGTAGAGCTGTGGATCGCTGGCCATTCCAGGTACCGACACGTGCCCCGGATCGCCGCGGTCTGGGAATGGCTCGTAGACCTCATTCGGGGCGAAAGCGCCTCCAGCCCAATCCCCAACACCCGCAAGGGCGCTTGA
- a CDS encoding TetR/AcrR family transcriptional regulator produces the protein MKRTHKSTRNLTTPETEAASPAQAEAIPTRKRQARREETEARLIAAIGKIIEEHGVAALGINQVAEVSGVNKALIYRYFGGLPELMRAYGESADFWPSVEEVLDPAFSVLDREDPAKVTASVLGAYARAIRKRPITLALLAGELNARNELTVVLEEVREARTQALFKRLRELGLPLSPDLMAFSSFLAGAIHYLAIRSRTIRRFGGLNVETDEDWNAIAAFIERAVRPFF, from the coding sequence TTGAAACGCACGCACAAATCCACACGGAATCTCACGACACCTGAAACTGAGGCCGCATCGCCCGCGCAGGCCGAAGCCATACCCACGCGCAAACGACAGGCTCGGCGCGAAGAAACCGAAGCGCGGCTCATCGCCGCTATTGGAAAGATCATCGAGGAGCACGGCGTCGCGGCGCTCGGTATCAATCAGGTCGCGGAAGTCTCAGGTGTCAATAAGGCGCTCATCTATCGATACTTTGGGGGACTGCCTGAATTGATGCGCGCCTATGGTGAATCCGCGGATTTCTGGCCCAGCGTCGAGGAAGTGCTTGACCCCGCATTTTCGGTTCTTGATCGAGAGGATCCCGCCAAGGTGACAGCGTCGGTCTTGGGGGCCTATGCACGGGCGATTCGCAAACGCCCCATCACCCTCGCCTTGCTGGCAGGCGAACTCAACGCACGCAATGAATTGACCGTCGTCCTCGAGGAGGTGCGTGAGGCGCGCACGCAGGCCCTCTTCAAGAGGCTACGGGAACTTGGCCTGCCTCTGTCGCCAGACCTCATGGCGTTTTCAAGCTTCTTGGCGGGCGCCATTCACTATCTCGCCATCCGCAGCCGGACCATTCGCCGATTCGGTGGTTTGAACGTGGAAACCGACGAGGATTGGAACGCGATTGCAGCCTTCATCGAACGCGCCGTCCGCCCGTTTTTCTGA
- a CDS encoding type II toxin-antitoxin system prevent-host-death family antitoxin has product MAIQTNIHEAKTHLSRLLEQAHRGEDVIIAKDGKPYARLVPIRTAARRVPGAFRGLITGDVLGPMGPVDADWG; this is encoded by the coding sequence ATGGCGATTCAGACCAACATCCACGAGGCCAAGACTCACTTATCAAGGCTCCTCGAACAGGCTCACCGCGGGGAGGACGTGATCATTGCCAAAGACGGCAAGCCATACGCCCGTCTCGTGCCGATTCGGACCGCAGCGCGGCGCGTGCCCGGAGCCTTCAGGGGCTTGATTACGGGCGATGTGCTGGGGCCCATGGGGCCGGTCGACGCGGACTGGGGCTGA
- a CDS encoding acyl-CoA desaturase: protein MTYYGICAGIFLAAYAVNSIYISVLYHRGLTHGAVVFGDRFRRFVVSTGPWVVGIDPLTWCVMHRLHHKHSDTPADPHSPANSSIVRVIVEQLRSYERIMRGLIAKKKFREIESGDLNFPVHWLYRRKLWWLPYTIHLLLAAAVSASVGGWLAGGLFYLGSVTHPIQGWMVNAFGHSKGYRTFDNGDSSTNNLVVAMLVAGEGFQNNHHRNPRSAKFSYLWFEIDTGYALCKLLQLFGLLSIDREYLSSLQGADGDLPFTKPTQ, encoded by the coding sequence TTGACATACTACGGCATTTGCGCCGGAATTTTTCTTGCGGCCTACGCGGTCAACTCGATTTACATTTCGGTGCTTTACCACCGAGGCCTGACCCACGGGGCTGTCGTGTTCGGAGACCGGTTCCGGCGTTTTGTCGTGTCAACTGGCCCATGGGTCGTCGGAATCGATCCGCTCACATGGTGTGTCATGCACAGGCTGCACCACAAACACTCGGACACGCCAGCCGATCCCCACAGCCCCGCCAACTCTAGCATCGTGCGTGTCATTGTTGAGCAGCTGCGCTCATACGAGCGAATCATGCGAGGCCTGATTGCGAAGAAGAAATTCCGCGAAATCGAGAGCGGAGACCTAAACTTCCCTGTCCATTGGTTGTACCGGCGAAAGCTCTGGTGGTTGCCCTACACGATTCATTTGCTCTTGGCCGCTGCAGTATCCGCGTCCGTAGGGGGATGGTTGGCGGGCGGACTATTTTATTTGGGATCAGTCACGCATCCGATTCAAGGATGGATGGTGAATGCGTTTGGACACTCCAAGGGGTACCGGACGTTCGACAACGGCGACAGCTCCACCAACAACCTAGTTGTGGCCATGCTGGTCGCCGGTGAGGGGTTTCAAAACAACCATCACAGGAACCCGAGATCCGCTAAGTTTTCGTACCTGTGGTTCGAGATAGATACTGGGTACGCGCTTTGTAAGCTGCTTCAGCTGTTCGGCTTGCTCAGCATTGACAGGGAGTATCTTTCATCTCTGCAGGGGGCAGACGGTGACCTGCCGTTCACCAAGCCCACGCAATGA
- a CDS encoding DUF1592 domain-containing protein, whose amino-acid sequence MRRLNREAYAYTIRDLLGIESEVVRRFPDDQRAFGFSNNGSVQPASPATTALWYDASEEISRAMVSPNTEAYKRFVSCTPSGVDACARKIVGAFATAAWRRPATGQEVDDLLALYEKVQEANAGADALAGLQAAFQGVLLSPHFIFLVEETGAEQGRGLSGRELAARLSYLLWSSVPDEELYEKADSNALTDPNVLRQQTERMLKDPHATRLVKALASEWLGLQRLRIHQPDPALFPEFTSDLKADMVKETELTLAGWLEDNASVSALLTSDVSYINKRLAAHYGLPTAGDEFKRTNLGGNRRGILTQGSVLTVTSRVDGTSPVVRGVWVLEDLLCITPPPVPDNVPAIPEQDRSTKTAREALETHSVPETRSGSSRFLCLAPTPKATFRWA is encoded by the coding sequence ATGCGGAGACTCAACCGCGAAGCCTACGCGTACACGATTCGCGATCTTCTGGGAATCGAGTCGGAGGTTGTGCGGCGGTTTCCTGACGACCAGCGCGCCTTCGGCTTTTCCAATAACGGATCCGTGCAGCCCGCATCGCCAGCGACTACGGCGCTTTGGTACGACGCCTCAGAAGAAATCAGCCGTGCGATGGTCAGCCCAAACACCGAGGCTTACAAACGCTTCGTCAGCTGCACGCCTTCGGGTGTGGATGCGTGCGCGAGAAAGATTGTAGGTGCCTTTGCCACCGCGGCTTGGCGGCGCCCCGCCACGGGTCAAGAGGTGGACGACTTACTGGCACTCTACGAAAAGGTCCAAGAAGCAAATGCGGGCGCAGATGCGCTCGCAGGCCTGCAAGCAGCATTTCAAGGCGTACTGCTATCCCCACACTTCATTTTCTTGGTGGAAGAAACCGGCGCCGAGCAAGGTCGCGGGCTGAGCGGCCGAGAACTTGCCGCACGCCTGTCTTATCTGCTTTGGAGCAGTGTCCCCGACGAAGAACTCTACGAAAAAGCCGACAGCAATGCACTGACAGACCCAAACGTTCTGCGCCAACAAACGGAGCGGATGCTCAAAGATCCGCATGCCACTCGGCTCGTAAAGGCTTTGGCTTCTGAATGGTTGGGGCTCCAACGTCTTCGGATACACCAACCTGATCCCGCACTGTTCCCAGAGTTTACAAGCGATCTGAAGGCCGACATGGTCAAGGAAACCGAACTCACTCTGGCGGGATGGCTCGAAGACAACGCCTCAGTCTCCGCGCTGCTCACCAGCGATGTGTCGTATATCAACAAGCGACTTGCGGCACACTACGGCCTACCCACGGCTGGCGACGAGTTCAAGCGAACAAACTTGGGGGGGAATCGTCGGGGAATCCTGACCCAGGGCAGCGTCCTGACGGTGACCTCAAGGGTCGATGGGACCTCGCCGGTCGTGCGTGGCGTCTGGGTGCTGGAAGATCTGCTTTGCATCACCCCACCCCCGGTTCCCGACAACGTGCCCGCGATACCTGAACAAGACCGCTCTACCAAAACCGCCCGTGAAGCCCTGGAAACCCACAGCGTCCCTGAAACGCGTTCAGGGTCTTCAAGGTTTCTTTGCCTGGCCCCCACTCCGAAAGCCACATTCCGTTGGGCATGA
- a CDS encoding DUF2141 domain-containing protein, with protein MKRNTLIGSWAFVGLSVARAAASAASSPPPSGRLVAEVEAFDPMRGELGCSLFRSAKGFPGDIRHAVVQRHAVVSRKGQCVFEGLAPGTYALSLIHDVNGNRKFDTNFLCMPKEPWGTSNNVTHKFSAPSFEESAFTISAGETKRIAVVLHAR; from the coding sequence ATGAAGCGCAACACATTGATTGGTTCATGGGCCTTCGTTGGCCTGTCTGTGGCAAGGGCGGCCGCCTCGGCCGCGTCGTCCCCGCCCCCCTCGGGACGCCTCGTGGCCGAAGTGGAGGCCTTTGATCCCATGCGAGGCGAACTCGGGTGCTCTCTGTTCCGAAGCGCCAAGGGTTTTCCGGGAGACATTCGTCACGCCGTCGTGCAAAGGCACGCGGTGGTCAGCCGAAAGGGCCAGTGCGTGTTCGAGGGCCTCGCACCGGGGACCTACGCGCTGTCCCTCATCCACGACGTGAACGGCAACAGGAAGTTCGATACGAACTTTCTTTGCATGCCGAAGGAGCCGTGGGGCACCAGCAACAACGTCACCCACAAGTTCTCGGCGCCAAGCTTCGAGGAAAGCGCGTTCACCATCAGCGCAGGAGAAACCAAGCGCATTGCGGTGGTGCTACACGCACGCTGA
- a CDS encoding LemA family protein yields the protein MLKKRFDLIPGIVATVKQYARHEQDTLTQLTELRARTGTMATSERVQRENQISHALGNIMLVAENYPELRASENFQQLQRALNELEEQLSAARRAYNAAVTDYNDAVQMLPTSLVASLLKHQRMAVFTAEAAERKNPDVQAMFQS from the coding sequence ATGCTCAAGAAGCGCTTCGACCTGATTCCGGGGATCGTCGCCACGGTCAAGCAGTACGCACGACACGAGCAGGACACGCTCACCCAGCTCACGGAGCTGCGCGCGCGAACCGGCACCATGGCGACCAGCGAGCGCGTTCAGAGGGAGAATCAAATCTCGCACGCCCTTGGCAACATCATGCTCGTCGCCGAGAACTATCCCGAGCTTCGTGCCAGCGAAAACTTCCAGCAACTGCAGCGAGCGCTCAACGAGCTGGAAGAGCAGCTTTCTGCCGCCCGCCGCGCCTATAACGCGGCCGTCACTGACTACAACGATGCCGTTCAGATGCTGCCCACCAGCCTCGTGGCTTCACTGCTCAAGCACCAGAGGATGGCCGTGTTCACGGCCGAGGCCGCCGAGCGCAAGAACCCGGACGTTCAAGCGATGTTCCAGTCATGA
- a CDS encoding PQQ-dependent sugar dehydrogenase yields the protein MHIALVWRSAALLVLVAGCAGDGGPGERDPGGEGGDTGARAGAGGNAASGGRDGEGGRDSVGGSDGVFAGASETEVVEGDGQSATVDTAVAVRPRIVVRNTAGQPVAGIAFTWAVTEGMGQITNADSVTGSDGTAAVGSWTLGPSPGTNRLEARFQGLPPVVFTATGVADSRGSLVVHEGNDQTVSVATAVPVRPAVRLQGGNGAPRVGTSVTFRVTSGGGTVSGPSATTDVSGVARVGGWTLGNTPGDNTLVAEVEGLPPVSFRAVGVALGAPVLPEPEVVVEGLDNPWDIGFAPRGPGQNPVMLFTERPGRLNALIDGSRVTVADPPQVNEQGQSGMLGLAVDPQFSSHRFVYVYVAWNTNGTIDNRVVRWRVSEDFRSVSDQRFLVTGIPYAGGGHSGGQLAFGPDGYLYVSTGDNRNGALPQDWNSFGGKVLRITRDGAATPGGFGRESKLYAYGFRNINGLAFHPASGQPYTCEHGPGSPTNDEVTPLVQGGNGGWNPGPGNDGYGGTPMTNMSLPNVMSPAFGLPSEGMSGCAFVTGGAWGAWSGRLFVGSLAGRRIVTVALDAAGTETLASDRALDAERYRRRVRAVVQGPDGAVYVTTDDNAPQGRIWRVRPR from the coding sequence ATGCACATCGCTCTCGTTTGGCGTTCGGCCGCCCTACTGGTCCTCGTTGCCGGCTGCGCCGGGGACGGAGGCCCGGGCGAACGCGATCCCGGGGGCGAAGGCGGGGACACGGGCGCCAGGGCCGGGGCAGGGGGCAATGCGGCCTCCGGCGGCCGAGACGGCGAGGGAGGAAGGGACAGCGTGGGGGGCTCCGATGGGGTGTTTGCAGGCGCCTCTGAAACTGAGGTGGTGGAGGGGGACGGACAGAGCGCCACCGTGGACACGGCCGTAGCAGTTCGTCCACGCATCGTCGTGCGAAATACCGCAGGCCAGCCGGTGGCGGGAATCGCGTTCACGTGGGCCGTCACCGAAGGCATGGGACAGATCACCAACGCCGACAGCGTCACAGGCAGCGACGGGACCGCGGCGGTGGGCAGCTGGACCTTGGGGCCCAGCCCCGGAACGAACCGCCTCGAAGCCCGTTTTCAGGGACTACCGCCGGTGGTCTTCACGGCCACCGGTGTTGCTGACAGCCGCGGCAGCCTCGTCGTGCATGAGGGCAATGATCAGACTGTGTCCGTCGCCACCGCGGTGCCCGTGCGCCCCGCCGTCAGGCTGCAGGGTGGCAACGGGGCCCCCCGGGTGGGCACGAGCGTCACGTTTCGTGTGACATCGGGCGGAGGCACCGTGAGTGGCCCCTCCGCCACCACTGACGTGAGCGGTGTGGCGCGCGTGGGCGGCTGGACTCTGGGCAACACCCCGGGGGACAACACGCTCGTGGCCGAGGTCGAGGGCTTGCCGCCCGTGTCCTTCCGGGCCGTGGGTGTAGCGCTCGGCGCACCGGTGCTGCCGGAGCCAGAGGTGGTCGTCGAAGGACTCGACAACCCCTGGGACATCGGGTTTGCGCCCCGCGGTCCTGGACAAAACCCCGTCATGTTATTCACCGAGCGTCCCGGGCGTCTCAATGCCCTCATCGACGGAAGCCGCGTCACCGTTGCCGATCCGCCTCAGGTCAACGAACAAGGACAAAGCGGCATGCTGGGCTTGGCCGTGGACCCGCAGTTCAGCTCCCATCGCTTCGTATACGTCTATGTCGCCTGGAACACGAACGGCACCATCGACAACCGTGTCGTGCGTTGGCGCGTGTCTGAAGATTTTCGGAGCGTTTCCGATCAGAGGTTCCTCGTGACCGGCATCCCCTACGCGGGTGGCGGTCACTCGGGCGGTCAGCTCGCGTTCGGGCCGGACGGATACCTCTACGTGAGCACCGGCGACAACCGGAACGGAGCGCTCCCCCAGGATTGGAACAGCTTCGGGGGGAAAGTCCTGCGCATCACGCGCGACGGGGCCGCGACACCCGGTGGCTTTGGCCGGGAAAGCAAGCTGTACGCTTACGGCTTCCGCAACATCAACGGCCTGGCGTTTCATCCCGCCTCGGGCCAGCCGTACACCTGTGAGCACGGCCCGGGCTCGCCCACGAACGACGAGGTCACGCCGCTTGTCCAGGGCGGCAATGGCGGATGGAACCCGGGGCCCGGCAATGATGGCTATGGGGGCACCCCCATGACGAACATGAGTTTGCCGAACGTCATGTCGCCCGCCTTCGGCCTGCCTTCGGAGGGCATGTCAGGTTGTGCCTTCGTGACGGGCGGCGCCTGGGGCGCGTGGAGCGGCCGCCTTTTCGTTGGCTCTCTCGCGGGGCGCCGGATCGTCACGGTTGCGCTGGATGCCGCGGGCACCGAGACCCTTGCAAGCGACCGCGCGCTCGACGCTGAGCGCTACCGACGCCGGGTTCGGGCCGTGGTCCAAGGGCCTGACGGCGCTGTGTACGTCACGACAGACGACAACGCGCCCCAAGGTCGTATCTGGCGGGTTCGTCCTCGATGA
- a CDS encoding RtcB family protein has protein sequence MAKLAPLVADADWKRRAVFTSDGYYALETEDTRGVPVRLFLTPTLLAEAETTLYRQIVNATRFPGARLVAITPDSHYGYGVPVGCVILTDRAEGAVAMGPVGFDIGCGMMSARSDVSADLATPDRKLAFNREVMERVSMGAGGTSLRLGKVSDGEFQNLVRGGAEYYVDRYGAAFDRSRAERHRIPVDDGWQIPWGGEGRPERGREQLGSLGGGNHFIELQRAEESGSLFVQVHTGSRGFGHGLATNYFSMARTEHPEQGDDIDLGYFTPSSRHHRAYLNAVAAGGNYAILNRLIIFEQISEAFRKVFRADLELVYEISHNLVQAETHPDFGDVWVHRKGATRAFPGGHPALAGTIWETSGHPVLIPGSNRDYSYILRPLPGAVRSGYSVNHGAGRRMSRGEALRQLDQNKVNEQYRRDGILVNVDGKVPLDESSACYKRAEDVVQAVVDAGLATIEHTLWPLASLKGTDEARGSKRARRMRDRSRDKDRNAARRTKVHY, from the coding sequence ATGGCGAAGCTTGCTCCCCTTGTTGCGGATGCGGATTGGAAACGCCGGGCGGTGTTCACCAGCGATGGCTACTACGCGCTCGAGACCGAAGACACGCGGGGGGTTCCCGTGCGCCTGTTTTTGACACCCACGTTGCTGGCCGAAGCGGAGACCACGCTGTACCGGCAGATCGTCAACGCCACGCGCTTCCCGGGGGCACGTTTGGTAGCGATCACACCTGACTCGCACTACGGCTACGGAGTGCCCGTTGGATGCGTGATCCTCACCGATCGCGCGGAGGGTGCCGTGGCGATGGGGCCTGTCGGCTTCGACATTGGCTGCGGAATGATGTCGGCGCGCTCTGACGTGTCTGCTGACTTGGCAACGCCTGACCGCAAGCTCGCGTTCAACCGCGAAGTGATGGAGCGCGTCTCCATGGGCGCCGGAGGCACCAGCCTCCGCTTGGGCAAAGTATCAGATGGCGAATTTCAGAACCTCGTGCGGGGTGGGGCTGAATACTACGTCGACAGGTACGGAGCTGCGTTCGACCGCAGCCGCGCCGAGCGGCACCGCATTCCCGTGGACGACGGGTGGCAGATCCCCTGGGGTGGCGAGGGCAGGCCTGAGCGGGGACGGGAGCAGCTTGGCTCGCTGGGGGGCGGTAACCACTTCATTGAGCTGCAACGGGCGGAAGAAAGCGGGTCGCTCTTCGTTCAAGTGCACACAGGCAGCCGCGGTTTTGGACATGGCCTGGCCACAAACTACTTCTCGATGGCGCGTACTGAACACCCGGAGCAGGGCGATGACATCGATCTCGGATACTTTACGCCGAGCTCGCGCCACCATCGCGCCTATCTGAACGCGGTGGCCGCGGGGGGCAACTATGCCATCCTGAACCGTCTCATCATTTTCGAGCAGATCTCCGAAGCCTTTCGCAAGGTCTTCCGCGCCGATTTGGAACTTGTTTACGAGATCTCCCACAACCTGGTCCAGGCGGAAACGCACCCTGACTTCGGTGACGTTTGGGTGCATCGCAAAGGCGCAACGCGCGCCTTTCCCGGTGGCCATCCGGCGCTGGCTGGAACGATTTGGGAGACGAGCGGCCATCCGGTGCTGATTCCCGGCAGCAATCGCGACTACAGCTATATCCTGCGACCGCTTCCAGGAGCGGTGCGAAGTGGATACTCCGTCAACCATGGTGCTGGCCGGCGCATGTCTCGAGGCGAGGCGCTGCGACAACTCGATCAAAACAAGGTGAATGAGCAGTACCGTCGCGATGGCATCTTGGTGAACGTTGATGGGAAAGTGCCTCTGGACGAATCGAGCGCTTGCTACAAGCGGGCAGAGGATGTGGTGCAAGCCGTTGTCGACGCGGGCTTGGCTACCATCGAACACACCCTGTGGCCTCTGGCGTCGCTCAAGGGGACCGACGAGGCGCGCGGGTCCAAACGCGCACGCCGCATGCGAGATCGTTCGCGGGACAAGGACCGCAATGCAGCCCGAAGGACGAAGGTCCATTACTGA